The Oscillatoria acuminata PCC 6304 genomic interval CCCGCAGCATCGTCAATCGTAACCCCTTGAGGCACGCTTTTGGCGATCGCGCGGACAACCTTGGGCCGAAATTCTGGGGCCGAACCCGGGTTGCTGGAGAATTTCTCTATTCAAGGGCTATAACGCCTATAGCGTATCACCAACCCCAGATCCTTGGGACAATGCCCACTCCATTTGTGTCAAGATTCCCCGCAACATGGCGACTTCTTGAGTGGATAATTGAGCACGATTGTACAACCGTCGGAATTTTTCCAGTCTCCGGGGCGCAGTATGAGGATAAAGATACCCAATTTCTAAGAGCAATCGTTCTAAGTGTTGATAATATCCCTCTAATTCCTCCAAAGAGGCAGTGGGAACGCTAGAACTGGCGCTGATCAAGGGGGACGGGATGCTAGTTTTGTCTTCTGAGAGTCCAGTCGCCTGTTGGTAGAGTTCGGTGGCGCAAACGGCGACGGATTGGGCCAAGTTTAAGGAAGGATACTCGGGACTGGAGGGAATTTGGACGAATCGCTGGGCGTAGTTGAGTTCATCGTTGCTCAATCCTCGGTCTTCTCGGCCAAAAATTAAGGCGGATGGGGTTTCTAATAGCCAAGGGAGGGCGACTCGGGGGGTTTCTAAGTCGGTGGGTAAGGACCGCGATCGCCCGGTGGTGGCGATCGCCCGTTGACATCCCACCAGGGCCTGTGGGAGTTCGTTGACAATTTGGGCCGCTTCTAAAATATCTGCCCCATGTACGGCCATTTTAATCGCCCATTCATCCTGGCGATCGCACTGGGGATTCACCAAGACTAACTGAG includes:
- a CDS encoding RNA methyltransferase, which produces MSESALARIRIVLVEPAGPLNVGSVARVMKNMGLSQLVLVNPQCDRQDEWAIKMAVHGADILEAAQIVNELPQALVGCQRAIATTGRSRSLPTDLETPRVALPWLLETPSALIFGREDRGLSNDELNYAQRFVQIPSSPEYPSLNLAQSVAVCATELYQQATGLSEDKTSIPSPLISASSSVPTASLEELEGYYQHLERLLLEIGYLYPHTAPRRLEKFRRLYNRAQLSTQEVAMLRGILTQMEWALSQGSGVGDTL